Proteins found in one Methylobacterium sp. CB376 genomic segment:
- a CDS encoding DUF2244 domain-containing protein has protein sequence MRHPDGRDPDSFERPVFSAVIRPHCSLGRAGFQAVMAGCCLVSLVTSLVFLRQGFWPIAGFFGLDMLALWVALSVSMRRGRSFEQVIISPIEILLARVSPRGERAEWRFNPLWSRLHKVEDDEYGLQILAIVSRGQRVLVARDASPPERETIAEGMTRALAQVKKGL, from the coding sequence ATGCGCCATCCCGACGGGCGCGATCCGGACTCGTTCGAGCGCCCGGTCTTCTCGGCGGTGATCCGGCCCCATTGCTCGCTCGGCCGGGCCGGGTTCCAGGCCGTGATGGCGGGGTGCTGTCTCGTGTCGCTGGTGACGAGCCTCGTCTTCCTGCGCCAGGGCTTCTGGCCGATCGCGGGCTTCTTCGGCCTCGACATGCTGGCCCTGTGGGTCGCGCTCAGCGTCAGCATGCGGCGCGGGCGCTCCTTCGAGCAGGTGATCATCAGCCCGATCGAGATCCTGCTGGCCCGGGTCAGCCCCCGGGGCGAGCGGGCCGAGTGGCGCTTCAATCCCCTGTGGAGCCGCCTGCACAAGGTCGAGGACGACGAGTACGGGCTGCAGATTCTGGCGATCGTCTCCCGCGGCCAGCGGGTGCTGGTCGCCCGCGACGCCTCCCCGCCCGAGCGCGAGACCATCGCGGAGGGCATGACCCGGGCGCTGGCCCAGGTGAAAAAGGGATTATGA
- the nth gene encoding endonuclease III has translation MTRRKRDAPTKVKAAGAALVAPPTVPPTAPARAPEPVDAATLAEIFARLSAANPSPRSDLEYLNPYTLLVAVVLSAQATDRSVNLATRDLFAKADHPAAMLALGEEVVRAHIRTIGLFNTKARNVIALSAILVAEHGGAVPRRREDLEVLPGVGRKTASVVLNVAFGEPTIAVDTHIFRVSNRIPLAPGTTTDKVQEGLEAIVPEPYRLNAHHWLILHGRYTCKARKPECWRCVIADLCRYPDKTAAGA, from the coding sequence ATGACGCGACGAAAGCGCGACGCTCCCACGAAAGTGAAGGCGGCGGGGGCGGCCCTGGTCGCGCCCCCGACCGTGCCCCCGACCGCGCCCGCGCGGGCGCCCGAGCCGGTGGACGCGGCGACCCTGGCCGAGATCTTCGCGCGGCTGAGCGCCGCCAACCCGTCGCCGCGCTCGGACCTGGAATACCTCAACCCCTACACGCTCCTCGTCGCGGTGGTCCTGTCCGCCCAGGCGACGGACCGGAGCGTCAACCTCGCCACCCGCGACCTGTTCGCGAAGGCGGATCATCCGGCCGCGATGCTGGCGCTGGGCGAGGAGGTGGTGCGCGCGCATATCCGCACCATCGGGCTGTTCAACACCAAGGCCAGGAACGTCATCGCGCTCTCGGCGATCCTGGTCGCGGAGCATGGCGGGGCGGTGCCGCGGCGGCGCGAGGACCTGGAGGTGCTGCCGGGGGTCGGCCGCAAGACCGCGAGCGTGGTGCTCAACGTCGCCTTCGGCGAGCCGACCATCGCGGTGGACACCCACATCTTCCGGGTCTCGAACCGGATCCCGCTGGCGCCCGGCACCACGACCGACAAGGTGCAGGAGGGGCTCGAGGCGATCGTGCCCGAGCCCTACCGGCTCAACGCCCATCACTGGCTCATCCTGCACGGGCGCTACACCTGCAAGGCGCGCAAGCCGGAATGCTGGCGCTGCGTCATCGCGGACCTGTGCCGCTACCCGGACAAGACGGCGGCCGGGGCGTGA
- the pdeM gene encoding ligase-associated DNA damage response endonuclease PdeM, with protein sequence MTPALKLDKTRKTPALTLAGEALTLDLSGALWLDAHRTLVVSDLHLEKGSSFAARSGQFLPPYDTRETLAALHEVVARFDPARVVALGDSFHDAGGPGRMDPGDHALIAALQEGRDWVWINGNHDRAVQDGIGGRFADALALGGLVLRHEPRDGAAPGEVAGHLHPVGKVVMRGRAVRRRCFATDATRLVMPAFGAYTGGLNVRSPAFDALFPTGLTAHLLGDGRLFAIGRAMLVRE encoded by the coding sequence GTGACGCCGGCCCTGAAGCTCGACAAGACGCGCAAGACCCCTGCCCTGACCCTCGCCGGCGAAGCCCTCACCCTCGATCTGAGCGGCGCCCTCTGGCTCGACGCGCACCGCACCCTGGTGGTCTCGGACCTGCACCTGGAGAAGGGCTCCTCCTTCGCGGCGCGCTCGGGCCAGTTCCTGCCGCCCTACGACACCCGCGAGACGCTGGCGGCCCTGCACGAGGTGGTGGCGCGGTTCGACCCGGCCCGCGTGGTGGCGCTCGGCGACTCGTTCCACGATGCGGGCGGCCCGGGCCGGATGGATCCGGGCGACCACGCCCTGATCGCCGCCCTGCAGGAAGGGCGCGACTGGGTCTGGATCAACGGCAACCACGACCGCGCCGTGCAGGACGGCATCGGCGGGCGCTTCGCCGACGCGCTGGCGCTCGGCGGGCTGGTGCTGCGCCACGAGCCGCGGGACGGGGCCGCGCCGGGCGAGGTGGCGGGCCACCTGCACCCGGTCGGCAAGGTGGTGATGCGCGGGCGGGCGGTGCGCCGCCGCTGCTTCGCGACCGACGCGACCCGCCTCGTGATGCCGGCCTTCGGCGCCTATACGGGCGGGCTCAACGTGCGCAGCCCCGCCTTCGACGCGCTGTTCCCGACCGGGCTCACGGCGCATCTCCTCGGCGACGGCCGCCTGTTCGCGATCGGGCGGGCGATGCTGGTCCGGGAGTGA
- a CDS encoding ligase-associated DNA damage response DEXH box helicase — MSAARGRPRRGTRPPAPAADAAALPPAFLAWFSARGWSPRPHQLALLAAARAGRSALLVAPTGAGKTLAGFLPTLVELAERPPGARGLHTLYVSPLKALAVDIARNLDAPVAEIGLPIRVETRTGDTPAHKRARQIERPPDILLTTPEQLALLIAHREAETLFAGLKRVILDELHALVTSKRGDLLALGLARLHRLAPGLAATGLSATVREPEALQRYLVPQAPEPRLAELITVSGGARPDLRLLEASRALPLAGHTAWQAMPAIYDLIRQHRMVLVFVNTRLQAEYTFQELWKLNEDALPIALHHGSLDATQRRRVEAAMAEGRLRAVVCTATLDLGIDWGDVDLVVNVGAPKGASRIMQRIGRANHRMDEPSRAYLVPANRFEILECRAALDAVEEAAQDTPDPRLGAPDVLAQHVLGMACAGGFAVDDLYEEVRAAAPYADLAYEDFEQVVDFVATGGYALRAYERFAKILRGPDGLWRVRDARAAQAYRMNVGTIIESTHVKVRLARGVRGKPGTILPRGGRVLGEIEEDFAETLTVGDTFLFAGEILRFEGLHEDEALVTRGAPGTDPAIPSYAGAKFPLSTFLAARVRQLIADPFEWDRLPAQVADYLLLQRRRSILPGPRDLLVETFPRGSRHYLTCFPFEGRLAHQTLGMLLTRRLERAGLRPLGFAANDYGLAIFGSRDVAERIGREPGFLDALFAQDMLGDDLEAWLDESAMMKRTFRQCAVIAGLIERHHPGLRKTGRQVTISTDLIYDVLRKHEPDHLLLRAARQDAATGLLDVRRLGMMLSRIQGRIIHKALDRVSPLSVNVMLEIGRERVYGEGADEILAEAEAALLDEALS, encoded by the coding sequence GTGAGCGCCGCGCGGGGGCGGCCCCGGCGCGGGACGCGCCCGCCCGCACCGGCCGCCGACGCGGCCGCGCTGCCGCCCGCCTTCCTGGCCTGGTTCTCGGCGCGGGGCTGGTCGCCGCGGCCGCACCAGCTCGCGCTGCTCGCCGCCGCCCGGGCGGGCCGCTCGGCGCTGCTCGTGGCGCCGACGGGGGCCGGCAAGACCCTGGCGGGCTTCCTGCCGACCCTGGTCGAGCTCGCGGAGCGGCCGCCCGGCGCGCGCGGCCTCCACACGCTCTACGTCTCGCCCCTGAAGGCGCTCGCCGTCGACATCGCCCGCAACCTCGACGCGCCGGTCGCGGAGATCGGCCTGCCGATCCGCGTCGAGACCCGCACCGGCGACACGCCCGCCCACAAGCGCGCCCGCCAGATCGAGCGCCCGCCCGACATCCTGCTGACCACGCCCGAGCAGCTCGCGCTGCTGATCGCCCACCGGGAGGCCGAGACCCTGTTCGCCGGCCTGAAGCGGGTCATCCTCGACGAGCTGCACGCGCTGGTGACCTCGAAGCGCGGCGACCTCCTGGCGCTGGGCCTCGCCCGCCTGCACCGCCTCGCGCCGGGCCTCGCCGCCACCGGCCTGTCGGCCACCGTGCGCGAGCCGGAGGCGCTGCAGCGCTACCTCGTCCCGCAGGCGCCCGAACCGCGCCTCGCCGAGCTGATCACGGTCTCGGGCGGGGCGAGGCCCGACCTGCGCCTGCTGGAGGCGAGCCGCGCCCTGCCGCTCGCCGGGCACACCGCCTGGCAGGCGATGCCGGCGATCTACGACCTGATCCGGCAGCACCGGATGGTGCTCGTCTTCGTCAACACGCGGCTGCAGGCGGAGTACACCTTCCAGGAACTCTGGAAGCTCAACGAGGACGCGCTGCCGATCGCGCTCCACCACGGCTCCCTCGACGCCACGCAGCGCCGCCGCGTCGAGGCCGCGATGGCGGAGGGGCGGCTGCGCGCCGTCGTCTGCACCGCCACCCTCGACCTCGGCATCGACTGGGGCGACGTCGACCTCGTGGTCAATGTCGGGGCGCCGAAGGGCGCGAGCCGGATCATGCAGCGGATCGGCCGCGCCAACCATCGCATGGACGAGCCCTCCCGGGCCTACCTGGTGCCGGCGAACCGCTTCGAGATCCTGGAGTGCCGCGCCGCCCTCGACGCCGTGGAGGAGGCCGCCCAGGACACGCCCGACCCGCGCCTCGGCGCCCCCGACGTGCTCGCCCAGCACGTGCTCGGCATGGCCTGCGCGGGCGGCTTCGCGGTCGATGACCTGTACGAGGAGGTGCGCGCGGCCGCGCCCTATGCGGACCTCGCCTACGAGGACTTCGAGCAGGTGGTCGATTTCGTCGCCACCGGCGGCTACGCCCTGCGCGCCTACGAGCGCTTCGCCAAGATCCTGCGCGGTCCGGACGGGCTGTGGCGCGTGCGCGACGCCCGCGCGGCGCAGGCCTACCGGATGAATGTCGGCACGATCATCGAATCGACCCACGTCAAGGTGCGGCTCGCCCGGGGCGTGCGGGGCAAGCCCGGCACGATCCTGCCCCGGGGCGGCCGGGTGCTCGGGGAGATCGAGGAGGATTTCGCCGAGACCCTGACGGTCGGCGACACCTTCCTGTTCGCGGGCGAGATCCTGCGCTTCGAGGGCCTGCACGAGGACGAGGCGCTGGTCACCCGCGGCGCGCCGGGCACCGACCCGGCCATCCCGAGCTACGCGGGCGCGAAATTCCCGCTCTCGACCTTCCTCGCCGCCCGGGTGCGCCAGCTCATCGCCGACCCGTTCGAGTGGGACCGGCTGCCCGCCCAGGTCGCCGACTACCTGCTGCTGCAGCGCCGCCGCTCGATCCTGCCCGGCCCGCGCGACCTCCTGGTCGAGACCTTTCCGCGCGGGTCCCGCCACTACCTGACCTGCTTCCCGTTCGAGGGCCGCCTGGCCCACCAGACGCTCGGCATGCTGCTGACCCGCCGCCTCGAGCGGGCGGGGCTGCGCCCCCTCGGCTTCGCGGCCAACGATTACGGGCTGGCGATCTTCGGCAGCCGCGACGTGGCCGAGCGGATCGGTCGCGAGCCCGGCTTCCTCGACGCGCTCTTCGCGCAGGACATGCTCGGCGACGACCTCGAAGCCTGGCTCGACGAATCCGCCATGATGAAGCGCACCTTCCGGCAATGCGCGGTCATCGCCGGGCTGATCGAGCGCCACCATCCGGGCCTGCGCAAGACCGGCCGGCAGGTCACGATCTCGACCGACCTGATCTACGACGTGTTGCGCAAGCACGAGCCCGACCACCTGCTGCTGCGGGCGGCGCGCCAGGATGCGGCAACCGGACTCCTCGACGTGCGCCGCCTCGGCATGATGCTGTCGCGCATCCAGGGGCGAATCATCCACAAGGCGCTCGACCGCGTCTCGCCCCTCTCCGTGAACGTGATGCTCGAGATCGGGCGGGAGCGGGTCTACGGGGAGGGGGCCGACGAGATTCTGGCCGAGGCCGAGGCGGCGCTGCTCGACGAGGCGCTGTCCTGA
- the hrcA gene encoding heat-inducible transcriptional repressor HrcA, giving the protein MNTRDPPPLPAGSGQARSLAELNERSREIFRQIVESYLATGEPVGSRNLARILPMTLSPASVRNVMADLEQAGLIYAPHTSAGRLPTETGLRFFVDALLELGDVGQEEQGRIEAQMRAAASRHTFETALTEATVMLSGISRGAGVVVTTKQNANLRHIEFVRLDPGRALVVLVSEDGSVENRLVDLPLGLPSGALQEASNFLNARIRGRTLGEVRAEIETGREAMKRELDALTERLVEAGLARSVGPSDERQLIVRGQANLLEDLRAAEDLERIRLLFSDLESQKDVIDLLTRAEGGEGVRIFIGSENKLFSLSGSSMIAAPFRDGRQKIVGVVGVIGPTRLNYARIVPMVDFTARLVSRMLESGRA; this is encoded by the coding sequence ATGAACACGCGAGATCCTCCTCCCCTGCCTGCCGGCTCAGGCCAAGCCCGCAGCCTCGCCGAGTTGAACGAGCGCTCGCGCGAGATCTTCCGCCAGATCGTCGAGAGCTACCTGGCGACGGGCGAGCCGGTGGGCTCGCGCAACCTCGCCCGCATCCTGCCGATGACGCTGTCGCCGGCCTCCGTGCGCAACGTCATGGCGGACCTCGAACAGGCGGGCCTGATCTACGCCCCGCACACCAGCGCGGGGCGTCTGCCGACCGAGACGGGCCTGCGCTTCTTCGTCGACGCGCTGCTCGAACTCGGGGATGTCGGCCAGGAGGAGCAGGGGCGGATCGAGGCGCAGATGCGCGCCGCCGCCTCCCGCCACACCTTCGAGACCGCGCTCACGGAGGCGACCGTGATGCTGTCGGGCATCTCGCGGGGGGCGGGGGTCGTGGTCACGACGAAGCAGAACGCCAACCTGCGCCACATCGAGTTCGTGCGGCTCGATCCCGGGCGCGCCCTGGTGGTGCTCGTCTCCGAGGACGGCTCGGTGGAGAACCGCCTCGTCGACCTGCCCCTCGGGCTCCCGTCCGGCGCCCTGCAGGAGGCGTCGAACTTCCTCAACGCCCGCATCCGGGGCCGGACGCTCGGCGAGGTGCGCGCCGAGATCGAGACCGGGCGCGAGGCGATGAAGCGGGAACTCGACGCCCTCACCGAGCGGCTCGTCGAGGCGGGGCTCGCCCGCTCGGTCGGGCCCTCCGACGAGCGCCAGCTGATCGTCCGCGGGCAGGCCAACCTGCTGGAGGATCTGCGCGCCGCCGAGGATCTGGAGCGGATCCGCCTGCTGTTCAGCGACCTGGAGAGCCAGAAGGACGTCATCGACCTCCTCACGCGCGCCGAGGGCGGCGAGGGCGTGCGCATCTTCATCGGCTCGGAGAACAAGCTGTTCTCGCTCTCCGGCTCCTCGATGATCGCCGCGCCGTTCCGGGACGGCCGCCAGAAGATCGTCGGGGTCGTCGGCGTGATCGGTCCGACCCGGCTCAACTACGCCCGCATCGTGCCGATGGTGGACTTCACCGCCCGGCTCGTCTCCCGGATGCTGGAGAGCGGCCGGGCGTGA
- the rph gene encoding ribonuclease PH, whose amino-acid sequence MRPSKRAPDELRKVTLEKGVARYAEGSCLVTFGETKVLCTASLEERGPPWLRGSGKGWVTAEYAMLPRATHERNRREVTAGKPSGRTQEIQRLIGRSLRAVVNLPAIGERQIVVDCDVLQADGGTRTASITGAWVALHECFTWMRGRSIISVDPMRDHVAAISCGIHKGIPILDLDYDEDSAADTDANFVITGSGGIVEVQGTAEIAPFSEEQFLGLLRLAKAGVAQLVALQKQAVG is encoded by the coding sequence ATGCGTCCATCCAAGCGTGCGCCCGACGAACTGCGCAAGGTCACGCTGGAGAAGGGTGTCGCCCGCTACGCCGAAGGCTCCTGCCTCGTCACCTTCGGGGAGACCAAGGTGCTGTGCACGGCGTCCCTGGAGGAGCGCGGCCCGCCCTGGCTGCGCGGCTCGGGCAAGGGCTGGGTCACGGCCGAGTACGCCATGCTCCCGCGCGCCACGCACGAGCGCAACCGGCGCGAGGTCACGGCCGGCAAGCCCTCCGGCCGCACCCAGGAGATCCAGCGCCTGATCGGCCGCTCGCTGCGGGCCGTGGTCAACCTGCCCGCCATCGGCGAGCGTCAGATCGTCGTCGATTGCGACGTGCTGCAGGCGGATGGCGGCACCCGCACCGCCTCGATCACCGGCGCCTGGGTCGCCCTGCACGAGTGCTTCACCTGGATGCGCGGGCGCTCGATCATCTCGGTCGACCCGATGCGCGACCACGTGGCGGCGATCTCCTGCGGCATCCACAAGGGGATTCCGATCCTCGACCTCGACTATGACGAGGATTCGGCCGCCGACACGGACGCCAATTTCGTGATCACCGGCTCGGGCGGCATCGTCGAGGTGCAGGGCACCGCCGAGATCGCGCCGTTCTCGGAGGAGCAGTTCCTCGGGCTGCTGCGGCTCGCCAAGGCGGGCGTGGCGCAGCTCGTCGCGCTCCAGAAGCAGGCGGTGGGCTAG
- the rdgB gene encoding RdgB/HAM1 family non-canonical purine NTP pyrophosphatase yields the protein MGRRLTGRVVIATHNGGKLREMRELLAPFGVEAVSAGELGLAEPEETGVMFAENAAIKARAAASAAGLPAFADDSGLCVDALDGAPGLFSARWAGPSKDFGQAMERVERELALRGATNRRAHFVSALVLAWPDGHEELFEGRVFGELVWPPRGSRGFGYDPMFKPDESPLSFGELGAEEKHGIDWANGRALSHRARAFLSLAASCLGPRA from the coding sequence ATGGGGCGGCGCCTCACCGGCCGGGTCGTGATCGCGACCCACAACGGCGGCAAGCTGCGCGAGATGCGCGAATTGCTCGCCCCCTTCGGCGTCGAGGCGGTCTCGGCCGGCGAACTCGGCCTCGCCGAGCCCGAGGAGACCGGCGTGATGTTCGCCGAGAACGCCGCCATCAAGGCCCGGGCCGCCGCGTCCGCCGCCGGCCTGCCGGCCTTCGCGGACGATTCCGGCCTCTGCGTCGACGCCCTCGACGGCGCCCCCGGCCTGTTCTCCGCCCGCTGGGCGGGGCCGTCGAAGGATTTCGGGCAGGCGATGGAGCGGGTCGAGCGCGAACTCGCCCTGCGCGGGGCGACGAACCGGCGGGCGCATTTCGTCTCGGCCCTCGTCCTGGCCTGGCCGGACGGGCACGAGGAGCTGTTCGAGGGACGGGTCTTCGGCGAACTGGTCTGGCCGCCCCGCGGCAGCCGCGGCTTCGGCTACGACCCGATGTTCAAGCCCGACGAGAGCCCGCTCAGCTTCGGCGAACTCGGCGCCGAGGAGAAGCACGGGATCGACTGGGCGAACGGCCGCGCCCTGTCCCACAGGGCGCGCGCCTTCCTGAGCCTCGCGGCCTCCTGCCTCGGCCCCCGGGCCTGA
- a CDS encoding organic hydroperoxide resistance protein → MSVDVKYTTQATATGGRDGRAKTADGSLDVKLTTPKELGGGGGEGNNPEQLFAAGYSACFLGAIKFVAGQEKIKVPADATVTATVGIGPRSEGGFGITANLKVALPGLDRATAQGLVEKAHQVCPYSNATRGNVDVGLDVV, encoded by the coding sequence ATGTCCGTCGACGTGAAGTACACCACTCAGGCCACCGCCACCGGGGGCCGCGACGGCCGCGCCAAGACCGCCGACGGCAGCCTCGACGTCAAGCTGACGACTCCGAAGGAGCTCGGCGGCGGCGGGGGCGAGGGCAACAATCCCGAGCAGCTCTTCGCGGCCGGCTACTCGGCCTGCTTCCTCGGCGCGATCAAGTTCGTCGCCGGTCAGGAGAAGATCAAGGTGCCGGCCGACGCGACCGTGACCGCGACGGTGGGGATCGGCCCGCGCTCGGAGGGCGGCTTCGGCATCACCGCCAACCTGAAGGTCGCGCTGCCGGGCCTCGACCGCGCGACCGCCCAGGGGCTGGTCGAGAAGGCGCACCAGGTCTGCCCCTACTCGAACGCCACCCGCGGCAACGTCGACGTCGGGCTCGACGTGGTCTGA
- a CDS encoding MarR family winged helix-turn-helix transcriptional regulator: MSGSPAEVAATRGAPATGDLHLAQQICFAVYSAAHAFNRIYKPLLDGLGLTYPQYLALLVLWEEDGQTMKAIGQRLYLDSGTLTPLMKRLEAGGLVKRARDGADERLMRITLTEAGRALRQKALPFPHEIVCATGRTPAHLEALRDEIVALRDALHAHAAPERDLS, from the coding sequence ATGTCGGGTTCACCTGCCGAGGTCGCGGCGACGCGCGGCGCGCCGGCCACCGGCGACCTGCATCTCGCGCAGCAGATCTGCTTCGCGGTCTATTCGGCGGCGCATGCCTTCAACCGCATCTACAAGCCTCTCCTCGACGGCCTCGGCCTGACCTACCCGCAATATCTCGCCCTGCTGGTCCTCTGGGAAGAGGACGGGCAGACGATGAAGGCGATCGGGCAGCGGCTCTACCTCGATTCGGGGACGCTGACGCCGCTGATGAAGCGACTGGAGGCCGGCGGATTGGTGAAGCGGGCCCGCGACGGCGCCGACGAGCGGCTGATGCGGATCACGCTGACGGAGGCCGGGAGGGCTCTCCGCCAGAAGGCGCTGCCCTTTCCGCACGAGATCGTCTGCGCCACCGGGCGCACGCCGGCGCATCTGGAGGCGCTGCGCGACGAGATCGTCGCTTTGCGCGACGCGCTCCACGCCCACGCCGCCCCCGAGCGCGACCTGTCCTGA
- a CDS encoding alkene reductase — protein sequence MTTDILFRPLTLGAVHLQHRVVMAPLTRMRSRQPGDVPQPLNAEYYGQRASRGGLVIAEATDITAQARGYPGAPGIYTPEQVEGWRAVADAIHAKGGFLFIQIWHTGRISHSSMQPGGALPVAPSPVPAPGQHMDARFNPVPFETPRELAEAEIAEIVGQFAEAARNARAAGADGVEIHSANGYLIDQFLQDSTNRRTDRYGGAIANRARFQLEIVDAVTAAIGADRVGIRISPWGSFNGMRDSDPGALFDHVTAELGRRGLAYLHVVEPRADQTSDVNALDPNAPDAAARFKRRFGGPLIAAGGFTPATAAAAVAGGDVDAVAFGRLFIANPDLPERIRRGAGFNRYDRATFYGGDARGYTDYPALSSAA from the coding sequence ATGACCACCGACATCCTCTTCCGCCCGCTGACCCTCGGCGCGGTCCACCTCCAGCACCGGGTCGTGATGGCGCCGCTGACGCGCATGCGCTCGCGCCAGCCCGGCGACGTCCCGCAGCCCCTGAACGCCGAGTATTACGGCCAGCGCGCCAGCCGCGGCGGCCTCGTGATCGCCGAGGCGACCGACATCACCGCGCAGGCCCGCGGCTATCCGGGCGCCCCCGGCATCTACACGCCGGAGCAGGTCGAAGGCTGGCGGGCGGTCGCCGACGCGATCCACGCCAAGGGCGGCTTCCTGTTCATCCAGATCTGGCACACGGGCCGGATCTCGCATTCCTCGATGCAGCCGGGCGGGGCCCTGCCCGTGGCGCCCTCGCCGGTGCCGGCCCCGGGCCAGCACATGGACGCCCGCTTCAACCCGGTGCCGTTCGAGACGCCGCGCGAACTCGCCGAGGCCGAGATCGCCGAGATCGTCGGCCAATTCGCAGAGGCCGCCCGCAACGCCCGCGCGGCGGGCGCGGACGGGGTCGAGATCCACTCGGCGAACGGCTACCTGATCGACCAGTTCCTGCAGGACTCGACCAACCGCCGGACCGACCGCTACGGCGGCGCGATCGCGAACCGGGCCCGCTTCCAGCTCGAGATCGTCGACGCCGTGACGGCGGCGATCGGCGCGGACCGGGTCGGCATCCGCATCTCGCCCTGGGGCAGCTTCAACGGCATGAGGGACAGCGATCCCGGCGCCCTGTTCGACCACGTCACGGCCGAACTCGGCCGGCGCGGCCTCGCCTACCTGCACGTGGTCGAGCCGCGGGCGGACCAGACCAGCGACGTGAACGCCCTCGACCCGAACGCGCCGGACGCGGCCGCGCGCTTCAAGCGCCGCTTCGGCGGGCCGCTGATCGCCGCGGGCGGCTTCACGCCCGCGACCGCCGCCGCCGCGGTGGCGGGCGGGGACGTGGACGCGGTCGCCTTCGGCCGGCTGTTCATCGCCAATCCGGACCTGCCCGAGCGCATCCGGCGCGGGGCCGGCTTCAACCGCTACGACCGCGCGACCTTCTACGGCGGCGACGCGCGGGGCTACACCGACTACCCGGCCCTGTCCTCGGCCGCCTGA
- the arfB gene encoding alternative ribosome rescue aminoacyl-tRNA hydrolase ArfB, producing MALDCTPSISIDESELEESFVRASGPGGQNVNKVATAVQLRFDVRRSPSLPNAVAIRLMKLAGRRLTAEGVLVITAQEHRTQDRNRAEARERLAELVREAAIPPKPRRPTRPTRASKTRRLDAKSHRGGVKRLRAAKPGAD from the coding sequence GTGGCCCTCGATTGCACGCCCTCGATCAGCATCGACGAGTCGGAGCTGGAGGAGAGCTTCGTGCGCGCCTCGGGGCCGGGGGGGCAGAACGTCAACAAGGTGGCGACCGCGGTGCAGCTGCGCTTCGACGTGCGCCGCTCGCCCTCGCTGCCGAACGCGGTCGCGATCCGCCTCATGAAGCTCGCCGGCCGGCGGCTCACCGCCGAGGGCGTCCTCGTCATCACCGCGCAGGAGCACCGGACGCAGGACCGCAACCGGGCCGAGGCGCGCGAGCGGCTGGCGGAGCTGGTGCGCGAGGCCGCGATCCCGCCCAAGCCGCGGCGCCCGACCCGTCCGACCCGCGCCTCGAAGACTCGCCGCCTCGACGCCAAGTCCCATCGCGGCGGCGTCAAGCGCCTGCGCGCCGCCAAGCCCGGCGCCGACTAG
- a CDS encoding transglutaminase-like cysteine peptidase: protein MRSGDHRGSRSLLRTGLLLAGLLTASQATGQTLAALPPAGPLPVASGEAKPIPAWVEFCRRSAAECAVDPSEPETITLSPRVWQTILTVNRGVNGRIRPITDQEHWGVPDRWDLAEDGTGDCEDFQLLKRKLLAEGGLPRRAMRMTVVIDEKGEGHAVLMLRTDRGDLVLDNKTSAVLPWHRTGYTFIKRESQSAVAWVSLGRAIGPVVTANR, encoded by the coding sequence ATGCGGAGCGGGGATCACAGGGGGAGCCGGAGCCTGCTGCGGACGGGCCTGCTCCTCGCCGGCCTCCTGACGGCCTCGCAGGCGACGGGCCAGACCCTCGCCGCCCTCCCCCCCGCCGGGCCCCTGCCGGTGGCGAGCGGCGAGGCGAAGCCGATCCCGGCCTGGGTCGAGTTCTGCCGGCGCTCCGCGGCGGAATGCGCGGTCGACCCCTCCGAGCCCGAGACGATCACGCTGAGCCCGCGCGTCTGGCAGACCATCCTCACGGTCAACCGCGGCGTGAACGGCCGCATCCGCCCGATCACCGACCAGGAGCATTGGGGCGTGCCCGACCGCTGGGACCTCGCCGAGGACGGCACGGGCGATTGCGAGGACTTCCAGCTGCTCAAGCGCAAGCTGCTCGCCGAGGGCGGCCTGCCGCGCCGGGCGATGCGCATGACGGTGGTGATCGACGAGAAGGGCGAGGGCCACGCGGTGCTGATGCTGCGTACCGACCGCGGCGACCTCGTGCTCGACAACAAGACCAGCGCGGTGCTCCCCTGGCACCGGACCGGCTACACCTTCATCAAGCGCGAGTCCCAGAGCGCGGTGGCCTGGGTCTCCCTCGGGCGGGCGATCGGCCCGGTCGTCACCGCGAACCGCTGA